The genomic interval CTGTTCGGCACCTCCAAACGAATACACGGTATGCTATCAGTCATCCGAGAAGAATTGGCTGATGCTCCATTGTACTACACGCTGGATAAATTATTCGGGAGAGTGCATTTGGAGACGATGCCTATGATGATTATGAGGTTGGTATTTTGATTGTCTGCTGGTCTCAAGGACATTGACAATTAGTTTGTGTCTTATCTTGTATCTCTTTTCGGAAAGATAATGGACTGATGCCTTAACAATATTCATAAATCCTCACTGTCTTATCTGCTTGTATTGAGAATCTTATTCTAGCCTTAACTACATAAttaagagaaaagatttgtttttttttataactaattGGCTCAAAACTTTTGATAAAGAGTATTCGTCTTCATAAGGggctacttttatttatagaaattgtTAACATTGATTtctacttttttgtttgtgtctcaaattttttgttttttgactTACAGATCTGCGATCCTCAACGCCGGTTTCAAAGTATCATACTCGCACGCATCAAAGTTGTCGATCAAGACCAAGGCGCCTGCGCAGCTCATGTGGGACATCATCAGAACGTGGGAAAAGACACATCCCGTTAAACCTGCCAAGTAAGAGAACAAGTATCTAACCTTTCTTTCAaagatttcttacaaaaaaaagaaagggtTTTTCATACAACTCTATTCTATAGGTCTAGTCTCATAGAGCCATGGAATACTGCTACTGGAGCTACATATATAGCCTATACCCGCTTAATTCTTTAACCTTTATTTGTACAGGTTAGAAGCAGATCCAGTGGCTAAATACCTTCTCAGCCAGCCGATCAAGAGCACTGTGGATCTGACTGAAAGGCCGGACGCCAACCCCAGCAGTCGCCGCGAAGGCTGCCTTCGGTTCCAGTTCAACCCCGCGCCTTATTGGGGACCTGGCTCCAGGGCCGCTGTCAAGTAAGTTAGAAGTATGCGTGTTGAAGAAATGTTGCGATGTTGGTTATAAGAGCggcggtggtcgaatcggtaaggtacccggttaaaatgcgttattagcagaaaggcacaggttcaaattccaCTTCgcccatgtaccaatgactattttcaatgttatgtacattagtttgaatactatcCAACCTGCAtgttcaggcaactggacgtGCAACCATGtggatccaatatgggttaggtagGTGAGGTTTGCACCTCTCCAGGTAGGTAAAACTAAGAGGAGGAGGTCAGAAGGAAGTTGCTCTCTGTAAAAACTTGAtacacccaatccaggatccatggtcaaaggcgtaccccaggctcctctccagagtggtagGGATGCATCCGGGACTTAGGCCAGGGGGAAGAAGAGGAATGTCGAAATGCTAAAAAACATATGAGAGTGACTGAAAAAGCTCTATCTATACCTTTCAGCAAGGagtttgtaataaatgtaGTGCAGCAGAGTTTACATGTTTCCCTGTTAACGTTTCTTCCAAATTTATCACCCATttctgtaattaatttatgattttttattgttacagtGTGGGCGAAGAGAAAATGTCCAAGGCGATAAGAAACCAGAATAAACATTCAAATAAGTCAAAATCAAAACGACAACGTTCTCCGCAGAGCGACAGCGAAGCTCGGAAGAAACTTGATATAGACGAATCATGAATAAATTGTTAATGTTTcttcattgttttatttagaaacaaaaaattttttggaaAAGAAACCTATGAACAGTAAAAAGACTTGAcgactcacgtctatatcccttgtggggtagacagacccaacagacttgaagaaaggtaacgaataaaaaatgatagaattgagattcaaatagtgacaggttgctagcccattgcctaaaaaaagaatcccaagtttataagcctatcccttagtcgccttttacgacatccataggaaagagatggagtggccctattcttttttgtactggtgccgggaaccacacggcacttatattGAAATTTACAATATAGTCAACGAAAAGTTGAATATGCATAACTGAAGAATTAAAATGATATAGGTACCGGTGACATCATGGTAAGAAGAGCTAAGACCTGTTCAAATTGATATGAAATAGGCACAAAGATATTGCAACGTACGTTTGCAATATCTTTGTGcctatttaatttacataactcaactattaacatttttttaagttggatTATTTGACAGATTAGTTTTCGTTCAGGAATTTAATGTCAcagtttatatattatacgcCTAAATTAAGAGGTTTATGTGCATGTTCAATCGATATACATTGTTTTTAATCCCCGACGGAAAAAggggtgttataagtttgacTTGCTTGTCTCTCTTTGATATCATAGCTCACAAACTGATGAAGCGATTTCtattaaggtttttttttatttgtacgaGGTACCTATGTGAGGCGAGTGTTCTTAGACTTGAttaatcaaaatcggttgagCTGTTTAAAAGTTGTGGAGATTAAAAGTTGAAAAGGAAGACCGAATGTTGAATTTACTCGATATAGAAAATTGATGATTTTATCGAGAGTGTTCTTAGCTTAATTCCCggtgcaaaaataaatgtgttataAAATGTGCCTATGTGTTTAGGTAAGactaagaataataatttttttaaggtttgGAGCGATACGTTTTTAAATCTATGGGAGCGGTCCCCCCACGTAGGTCCAGCGACGTATTTCccaaaaattattacttaatacataCTGAGGTACCATAAGATTAAATTTCTTCTAATATTTCTTACTTTTAAagggaatttaaatttgtcccCCGGCACATTTTgaatctttaatttaaatttctttatctTGTCTTACAAAGAAAGAAATTCCAGCTTCCATTGTTTTTTATGTCTCCAACTTATCCAATTCAATGATAATACTACGCTCAAACTTCGCCGGTTAACCGATCggttgtatgtatgatgagCCTGTCAGTTTTGTATTGTCAAGCTTTATTGTCAAGTGTGACGCAAACGTGGTGAAGTGAAGACaagaacaaatatttttcgtaaagtgaaatttatttcaaatccaTTAAATAGGTATTGAAACGATAGGATAGGCGTTATCTTTTATACAATTACATGTTTATTGTACGCACGTGCTAAAGGATTATCAGTTTTGCATTCGTGATCGAACAGACTATATTGTGCTCTGCCTGCCCATATCAGACCTTCAAGAGATAGCAGTTTTacgaataaaaaatgattCCTGTTGAgataaaaatgcaaatattgactatgttaattttgttattcataTCTTTGGCGCACGGGCAGGACAGAaaggtaaattttttatattgtttaagcATTAAGTGCTGCTTTTCTTTGTTGTGTAGTCAGTTTTTTTGTGCACAACCGTCATTGATGATGAGACATTTATGCGATcgcaaggtttttttttataaatattgaaaatatcattcttgtaaataaatgtacaattATTTTCTGAATCTCAAGGATTAACGCTCAGATTGTATCAtgatatagttaaaaataaaatattgtatcagGATACTATAATATCCAGGTTATCAATATCAAGTATTATAGTTTTGATTGGTTTGCAGTTTTAAAGCTGCTTCAGCAACGTGAAATCTTCATCAACCATtattgacataaaaattttttgccCAGTAAACACTGTCACTCAATCTTCGATTTTTAACCGACTGTGAACAAAATGATGTTTTTGTTACTTGATAGTTGTTTTTTGCTTTAAAAGTTCTCTGTTTCATTGTAGGTTTGTTCtgagtaaaaaaatactttttaatttcttagatATCCTCTCAAAGGAATCCTAACTGTGGCAACTGCACATCAGGCACCTTACTTTACGTACGAGCTGATGGCTCCCACGACACCGTGCATCAGCTCTGGGACTTCACACATGGGATCCCTACCATCATCTTCATAATATCGGGTCTAAATGCTACAGTCAACATGACCTGGGATGATAAGTCGCCCCGTAAGATATGGATAACTGAACAACCAAAGTACAGTTTTGCGATTGCTATAGACaaggtatgtatgaaattattcttaaaaaatatatacttatatatttttcatgtattttttattttacatacatacatacggtcacctctatatcccttgaagggtagacagagccaacaggcttgaaaagactgaatggccacatttagctatttggcttaatgatagaattgagattcaagtagtgataGGTGGcttgtccatcgcctaaaaaagaatcccaagtttgtaagcccttagtcgccttttacgatattgatgggaaagagatggagtggtcctattctttcttgtcttggtgccgggaactttatacttttatggtattttataaatacggtattataaaaaaaagagaaaagttgtgttttgttttgtttttttacttgCGCATATAGAACAGAACTTCAGATTACAGGTTTATGATCTGCAATTTCCCTTGGGAGTGAAGCCCCATACAAAAACTAGTTTGTAGTTAGTTTATAGTATCCACAGATGTCAAATCATAAATGGAATGAACAAGTAGCGAATTTGATATTCTATTCAATTTTGATTGTCgtcttttatttgttattttaactttttgaaCAGAAATTACACAAGCAAAGCTACAGTTTACAGTAATGTacctagtttaaaataattttcgctACATAACCCTCACATTAACAATAgccaatttattaattagtattGAATAAACTAATTCAGCCTGTTTATCATTCATTTAATGATACAACAATAGCAAATGATATTCAATACAAATGACTCAAATTGGGCGGCCTATTGATCTCGTTTGGAACATGCGGGTCTGACTCAGGGGATAGCCAGATAATGTGCATATTTTTGAGAAATTTCcagtatacataatataatcacatctttgtCACTTAGGGGAACCAGGAGAGTtaacaagcttgcatgaaaagattaatgaatgtgaaagtgaaagaagtatgcaaggatcatGGTAAGTGGAAAGCTGGTAGTCCCTGCCAACCCCTAAACTGTGATTGTTTGTTGTGGAGAGAATAAAttactgttttgttttacCTTTTACtttacccctctgggaaagaggtgcttgttgtatgtatgtatttatcgaTGTATGTAGCAACTTGCAGAAATAGGGATGACAGTTcatgattataaaataaataatgtgaaatGCTTCCAGGTATACGAATACAATGACCTACAAGACAACGGTTACATAGACGCGCTGAGTCCACGGCGTGAGTTTTCGCTCGATAAAGCCATTTGGTCCCAAGAGGATATTCTTCAGACTGATGAAGAGGTCTGGCTACAGATGAGGACAAACTACCGACAGGATCCCAAGCAAGGCTCCATGCAGATCAAGGTATGGCTTGAAGATAAACTACAATTTATCTCTCTCTTTCTTTAAAGTTGTAATAGTTCAAGGCTATTAAAGAttcagaaaaaattaaaaagaaaattttccaaaaaattttaatatttattatacaagcCTATATTCAGGTCCCCTGCATTATCATTCTAGGCATTCTTTTCTTAATggatttgaaatatatatatttcattttacacttcattttattttaaaaattataaagagttGAGCcatggcctctcagtctttgagtctgttatttttaatataggaAGAAAATAGAAGAGTATTTactgataaaaattatgtaatgaaATCATTTCAATGTCAAATTAGCGTGCATGTATCGATATAATGTTGCATCTACCTTTGACCCTACATGCACAGTTTATCATTGCAAGTCAAACAACCGCCTTGGCACGGATAGATAGATATGTTACGTCACAGTAactcataattttaaaaaaatttgttttcatcTATCATGGAGCAAAGTTTTTTATGAGAGCTATGTGCTTTAGttcttttacttattattcacatcagtacatacatataaccacgtttCTATCCCTTAATGGGTATACAAAGCAAATAGTCTTCAAAAAactaaaggccacgttaagatgtatttcatattaatttagcTAATTAACAAGTAATCCCTTAACCTTTTGTACTGTACCTGAGTCGACATGGGTACAAATGTTTACCTTGTTTTCTTCATCATCTTAGATCTATCCCAATCTCCTTCCTGGCAAGTAATTAAGCGTCGTTTTAAGACAGTAGGTTTGATTCTTAATACAATTACTCTTTCTTTACAGCTTGACCTGCTCCCGTTCAAAGACTACGCAGTGGAACTGCCCCACCTGATCCACACAGCCAATTCTACGCTCGTTGACGTCAGCTTAGTCAACTTCACACAAACGCGGGGTTATAACGCGTCAAGATTCGCGCTAAGATTGATAATGGTCGGGACTGATGACGGCGCGCTGTCAATGAATTACACTATGAGGAAAAGCTTAGACGATGAGCACACGCCTGGAATTTTTGAGGTGAATTGGAATTGtatcatttaataaatttaagggaCTACAATAATTTCTGTGTATGTTTCTAATTTATGCATTAGCCGCCAACAACAGCCAGCAAGTACAGCCCTCTTTacccattttttattaatgtcgTCAAGGCGATATATTCTTCATTCCAagtgtttatgtattttttttattttgtatattaatagtttgtttattaatatattaatattaattaataattcatatttgatttctattattattaagttcaACCTTGCCCGAGTTAATTTATAgttgattttatgttaaattttacTGAAAGAGATCTCCTCATGTTTATAGATAATCGAGATTCGCACCCCGGAGTGTGCCCGCGGCGGGGACGGCGGCTTCCTGCAGTTCCGCCCCGTCGGCTACACGCAGCCGCAGCGCGGGGTGGCCTCCTCCACCATGGCACATGTGTCTACCTTCAACAAGTACGTCACCAAGTTTTCAAGTACAAATTACTGTTGTAAAacgaattatatttatacgaGTAGTAATGTTGAATAACCGTAAGCCCCATAGTAACGCCATTCTGTAAAGGCGCCATAGTAACCGCCCATAACACCACCTCTGCATAACTAACTTCACTTTATTTGAACGAACTTTGTAAGCTTTTCTTGCACCACGAGAATTCAAGGAAAccctatgtatatatatgtacataattatattaccctataaaacataaaaccaTTAACgaaatagaaatagatttattttcaaaataggtgTCGTTTAATGCCTTCTACATAACTGAAttatatatctactaccgATTCCTAAGCGCATGAAGAAGCGGCGAAACAtattacactgcagcattttccggacgtcaatttacattGTATATTGGTCTTAAACCATTGATGAATGTGCAAACCTTACCAACTACTTATAAACCTTAAGCATCAAATGaattaacaataacattattttttcagaaCACAGGTCCCGCACGACAGCACTCTAAACGCGTTGTATCGGTCTTTCGACAAGGACAAGCTGCTAGTTCAAAACATGTTCATTTCATTCGGTGAATCTGGTGATGGATACTACAAACAGCACAACTTTACTTCATGGTGAGTCTTTCACTCTATACAAACATAGATATCACTTAGACAAAGCCAATCATAGACCACCACAAGATGGTGGTTTAATGACCAAATTTGTTGTTGGTGAAAACAAATCCTTCATTGGGGTTGATTTATGAACGTTGATGGGAGATTGTCTTTATTTTCCAACTTTCTGTTACCTCAAATATAGAGTAAGAGGGAAGTTCAGACATTGGTATGCCTTGCAAGCGTTCGTGAATTAGAAGACTTGTCTAACTGCACTAAAGCTCAGTTCCAGTATTACTTCTCAGTGTGTACTAGAGGCATAGGAAGACATTGCAAGtcttaaacatatatataatcacatctatatcccttgaggggcaaacagagccaaattttgaaaagactaataataaaatagttacaggttgctagcccatcgcttaaaagaagaatgccaaattaataagcctatcccgtagtctTATTGTGTTAAAACATCAATTTCATCCTTACAGGTCATTCACGATAGGCTACGGAGAGCCTCCAAAAGAGAGTTTCTCAACGTTCGTCATCGCTATTATTAGCATTGGTCTCGGTGTACCAGTGTTATTGGCCCTCTCTGGAGTTGTGTACTTACTGGTCAGGAGGTACAGGCGACCAGGCCCCACCAGGCTGGTTGAAGAACAATGACTCAGGTATAGGTTTACTTTATTGGACAGTGAATAAAGGACTGTGTTATATGTAAATGATTCACTCTGTCGTGAGGCGCTTAGAATTTCGCGCAGGATTATATGTGAACAAAATTAACGAGCATACATGTTTCATGAAGAGTAAATGATTCTTAAACGCGGGAGACTTATTACAGTCTGTATAATTTCGCAATGGAATATATGTGTAAACAAAATCAATTGTTCTAAATCTTATGAAAATTCGGACTGTTAAATTTGTTAACGTATCGTCTTGCCTAAAAATAGACTATTCATGTAATAATATAGAGTGGCGACAGGTGGCACTTCGATCTCGatacacagataaaaaaaatccgtatctatggatttattttaaatatttttcattcaaaatgGAGTAGTATCTTCACTCAATTGGTATTAGTAAAAGTTCCTGGCTATATGTAGATAACTTAGAAAGTATAGATGCTTCCAggcaataaaacattttttctcttttttacaCTTGGCGCAATtcattaataacttttttttctgtgGTCTTGGCCCGAAACATAGATAATATTGGAATGTATACAATGTTTATGTACGACGTGAAAAaacatgtatataaataataaatgttttttcacGTCGGGtacagtttatttattgatttaatactaataaaacaaTGAGGTAACAAAACGTATGTCAAAGAAAGTGcctaaaatatgtataatgtaaataGGATAGGTAAATTATATTGAGTAATCCAACGTCTggttagtatttataaaatatatgaccAACATTATGTGGGTTTCATAAGAATTTTCTGTGTTTAAACGTTGATGTGCtcgaatttcattaaaattgttaacagCCAACAATAACATTAtggagataaaaatattaaatgtccTTGTAGGATAATGAAATGAGGATCTGTACAATGTAATTAtgagttataataaaattgaccGTCTTATTCAAGCACAGCACTACaccatatttaaatacataggCCATAAAGTTTTAGTCAATATTTAACCATGACAAGCTAAGAGATTGGtagaatttaaaacaatagttAAAAAACATTGTGATAGATGGAAACAGTATTGGAATTGTTTTGCACATTATCTCATTTGTTAGTTCTTTAAGTATAGTAATATATAGCaagacatattttttacagacaGATATCAAAcatgtattatttacaaaaatacaatagcCAGTTTTAATTTGACGTGATTAATTTCTAGAcgaattttgtatatttttgtaatttgtttaagTTTAGTTCTTCTTAGCATTGTATTTTCGATGtgatattaatttgttatcattatatattatttcgtgtttaagatattaaataaagaattaattttagCTGTAGACTTATTATTAGATCCGATAAgactttgtttaattttttgctaCCGCTAAATATCTTAGTTTCAGCTGAAAAGGCTTGAGATAAAAGCGTGATATAGTAGAATtatgatgtagtctctgactacccctcaggaaaagaggcgtgattttatgcaaGTAAAAACTTGATATCGATAATAGTGGCTGTAAGGATTGTTCTTAGAAGAAAGACTTCAATTACAAGATGCTAACACTGTATACAAATGCACAGTGTTAgttgatgtaaaataaaagaaaaatacttccaatgtaaaaagattttaatcaaGTTACAATCTGAGGACGTGATCCAGTAGATAGGGAATTTAGAGTTCTGAATTTTCATGTGTTCAAGTGAGGCAATCTAAGATTGCTCGTTGGTCAAACTTAAAATTGGCCCACGATGGGGCCACAAAGCTGAAGAAGTGATCATAATCACTTACTTCATCTGGGCTCCCACCCTTTTGTTCTGGCGACGCATTACTCTCTTGCTCATTCTGAGGAGTAAACAACTGCCTTTTAGTTATTTTCCTCTCTTTCCTGTTactatttacatatgtattattgttcTTAGCACCACTACCCTGGATTCCGCTATTCTTGTACTTCCCTGCAGAATTCTGCTGCTGGAATTCTTTAATCTCATTCTCTAATCCTTGAGAAATCGATTTTTGATTTGTCTTATTCTTGCTCGTTGAAGCTTCTATATCCCCCATAGACTTGTGTCTAGTGCGTTTTGTACTATTATTGAAAACTTTCGGATTGCGTTCAGCTACCCATCTTTTCATGCGTTTAACGAATGGTAATACCATAAAAAATGCATTTGGGCTAACACCCATTTTCAACTTGGGCGTCATGTCCTTTTTATTGGTGGGTAGGTCAGACAGTGCAAACCATTCACAGGATTTGATTTCATTCCTTGTTCTAGGCTGGAATTTGGTATCCCTTGGTATAAAACCTATAATGTACAGTCGCACGATTTGATCGTGAATCGTCGCCTCAATATAGTCATTCTTGTTAATCAACTTGCTTATATCAAAACCCGTTTCTTCTAGTACCTGTGGAGCAAAAATTCCATTTATCAGCTACAAATAGTtagataaaaacttaattggGATCAATGTGTGTCCcacacaaaaaattaaaagtgaaaatacacaaaacatggcattgtcttttcaagactgttggagcTGCCTtccctacaagggatataaataggattatatgtatgtatgaatac from Amyelois transitella isolate CPQ chromosome 16, ilAmyTran1.1, whole genome shotgun sequence carries:
- the LOC106129624 gene encoding m7GpppN-mRNA hydrolase produces the protein MASHGNHHPAKHSIPIDMLDDLCSRFIINLPQEDRGNLVRICFQIELAHWFYLDYYCTDESNRLNPCGIREFAAHIFQHVPHLREHISKLDEVLDNWREYKQTVPTYGAILLDTDLTHVLLVQSFWTKASWGFPKGKVNEDEEPWKCAVREVLEETGFDISKLINKNDYIEATIHDQIVRLYIIGFIPRDTKFQPRTRNEIKSCEWFALSDLPTNKKDMTPKLKMGVSPNAFFMVLPFVKRMKRWVAERNPKVFNNSTKRTRHKSMGDIEASTSKNKTNQKSISQGLENEIKEFQQQNSAGKYKNSGIQGSGAKNNNTYVNSNRKERKITKRQLFTPQNEQESNASPEQKGGSPDEVSDYDHFFSFVAPSWANFKFDQRAILDCLT
- the LOC106129759 gene encoding glycosylated lysosomal membrane protein B, translating into MIPVEIKMQILTMLILLFISLAHGQDRKISSQRNPNCGNCTSGTLLYVRADGSHDTVHQLWDFTHGIPTIIFIISGLNATVNMTWDDKSPRKIWITEQPKYSFAIAIDKVYEYNDLQDNGYIDALSPRREFSLDKAIWSQEDILQTDEEVWLQMRTNYRQDPKQGSMQIKLDLLPFKDYAVELPHLIHTANSTLVDVSLVNFTQTRGYNASRFALRLIMVGTDDGALSMNYTMRKSLDDEHTPGIFEIIEIRTPECARGGDGGFLQFRPVGYTQPQRGVASSTMAHVSTFNKTQVPHDSTLNALYRSFDKDKLLVQNMFISFGESGDGYYKQHNFTSWSFTIGYGEPPKESFSTFVIAIISIGLGVPVLLALSGVVYLLVRRYRRPGPTRLVEEQ